A stretch of the Jeotgalibacillus haloalkalitolerans genome encodes the following:
- a CDS encoding LacI family DNA-binding transcriptional regulator — protein MYTIKDVAQKAGLSQATVSRVINHHPYVSEEKKQAVQKAMEELGYVPNSSAQRLRNIKTKKIAVLISRIVNPFFSQLVDAMEQKAARHGYQLILCNTRISPDKELEYFQLLQSKQVDGIILAAAENKWEAIAPYTKYGTVIYCNEYDPDATVTRVRLDQIEGGYIGTKHLLDKGHRKIGYCQGNDSSVSVNRRKGYLKAVTEAGIEPNPAWMFKDVFTVENGREIFRHIATMDDPPTAFFTGSDEVAAGMIKEAQLNGWCVPDDLAVVGFDDQPIATLMDPQFTTINQFTSDIGEKAMEVMLDIIEGKRENKAEDILLPLKLIERQST, from the coding sequence GTGTACACCATTAAAGATGTTGCGCAAAAAGCTGGGTTGTCACAGGCGACCGTATCAAGGGTAATCAATCATCATCCGTATGTCAGTGAGGAAAAAAAGCAGGCTGTTCAAAAAGCGATGGAGGAACTTGGTTATGTGCCAAACTCCTCAGCTCAGAGATTACGCAATATAAAGACAAAGAAAATTGCGGTGCTGATCTCGAGAATCGTGAATCCATTTTTCAGCCAGCTGGTCGATGCGATGGAACAGAAAGCAGCCAGACATGGTTATCAGCTGATTTTATGCAATACGAGAATCAGTCCTGATAAAGAATTGGAGTATTTTCAGCTGCTTCAGTCCAAGCAGGTCGACGGCATTATTCTGGCAGCCGCCGAAAACAAGTGGGAAGCCATTGCGCCTTACACAAAATACGGCACTGTCATTTACTGTAATGAATATGATCCCGATGCAACAGTCACGAGAGTCCGCCTTGATCAGATAGAAGGTGGATACATTGGTACAAAGCACTTACTCGACAAGGGACACAGGAAAATCGGTTACTGCCAGGGGAACGACAGCAGCGTTTCTGTCAACCGGCGCAAGGGTTATTTGAAAGCGGTTACAGAAGCCGGAATAGAACCAAATCCGGCCTGGATGTTTAAGGACGTCTTTACTGTTGAGAATGGAAGAGAGATTTTCAGACACATTGCCACAATGGACGATCCGCCTACTGCATTCTTCACAGGAAGCGATGAGGTAGCGGCAGGAATGATTAAGGAAGCACAGCTGAATGGCTGGTGCGTCCCGGATGATCTTGCAGTTGTAGGATTTGATGATCAGCCCATTGCAACGCTGATGGATCCGCAATTCACAACGATTAACCAATTCACTTCTGACATTGGCGAAAAAGCAATGGAAGTCATGCTTGACATTATCGAAGGAAAACGTGAAAACAAGGCAGAAGACATCCTTCTACCTTTGAAATTAATTGAAAGACAATCAACTTAA
- a CDS encoding Cof-type HAD-IIB family hydrolase gives MKKDIQLIALDMDGTLLRNDHSVSEENKAAIQTAQEQGKAVMVSTGRPLLYAEEIVDSLKLSTYLITVNGGEIWSPERKLIERTMIDSVHVEFMLEMALKHDTHYWSSTVEGVWNKNTTFPKNIRDYQWLKFGFDIKDDEVRKLIWEELSKRQELEVTNSSLTNIEVNAAGINKAAAIRKVCWRLNIQMDQVMAVGDSLNDLAMIKESGIGVAMGNAQEKVKEAADWVTHSNEDHGVAEAIRRFVLN, from the coding sequence ATGAAAAAAGATATACAGCTGATCGCTTTAGATATGGACGGCACACTTCTCAGAAATGATCACAGCGTTTCTGAAGAAAATAAGGCTGCGATTCAAACAGCACAGGAGCAGGGGAAGGCTGTTATGGTCAGTACAGGACGCCCGCTTTTATATGCTGAAGAGATTGTTGATTCATTAAAGCTCTCCACCTACCTGATCACAGTCAATGGAGGAGAGATCTGGAGCCCGGAGCGTAAGTTAATCGAACGGACGATGATTGATTCTGTGCACGTCGAATTTATGCTTGAGATGGCACTGAAACATGATACGCATTACTGGTCTTCCACGGTTGAGGGCGTGTGGAACAAAAACACCACATTCCCGAAAAACATTCGTGACTATCAGTGGCTGAAATTCGGCTTTGACATAAAAGACGATGAAGTACGGAAATTAATTTGGGAGGAGTTATCGAAGCGCCAGGAGCTTGAGGTGACGAATTCAAGCCTGACCAATATAGAAGTGAACGCTGCAGGGATCAATAAGGCAGCGGCGATCCGTAAAGTATGCTGGCGTCTGAACATTCAGATGGACCAGGTCATGGCAGTCGGTGACAGTCTGAATGACCTTGCGATGATCAAAGAGTCAGGGATCGGTGTTGCAATGGGGAACGCTCAGGAAAAAGTAAAGGAAGCAGCTGACTGGGTCACACATTCTAACGAGGATCACGGCGTTGCAGAAGCCATCAGGCGGTTTGTGCTCAACTGA
- a CDS encoding aldo/keto reductase yields MDIVTLNNGLKMPQIGLGVWQVEDHQTGVDSVKKAIETGYRSIDTAMIYKNEEAVGQGIRESGVPREELFITTKVWNADQGYDSTLQALETSLEKLGLDYVDLYLIHWPMPEKDKYIETYKALEKLYEDGKVKAIGVCNFEIEHLQRLMDECTVKPVLNQVECHPYFAQLELKEFCAKHDIFLEAWSPLMQGGAVLEDDIIRNIAEKYGKEPAQVVIRWHLQSGSIVIPKSVTPSRIESNFDVFDFALTADELKSINDLDRGERKGPHPNEMNKE; encoded by the coding sequence ATGGATATTGTTACATTAAACAACGGACTGAAAATGCCTCAAATCGGACTTGGTGTATGGCAGGTAGAAGACCATCAGACAGGTGTGGATTCAGTAAAAAAAGCAATCGAAACAGGTTACCGTTCGATTGATACAGCGATGATTTATAAAAACGAAGAAGCAGTCGGACAGGGGATCCGCGAGTCCGGTGTACCGCGTGAGGAACTGTTCATCACAACAAAAGTCTGGAACGCGGACCAGGGCTATGACAGCACACTTCAGGCGCTTGAAACAAGCCTTGAAAAACTTGGTCTTGATTACGTAGACCTCTATCTCATTCACTGGCCGATGCCTGAAAAAGATAAATATATCGAAACTTATAAAGCACTTGAAAAGCTTTATGAAGACGGCAAAGTAAAAGCGATCGGGGTATGTAACTTTGAAATTGAACACCTGCAGCGCCTGATGGATGAATGCACAGTCAAGCCTGTATTAAACCAGGTTGAGTGCCATCCATACTTTGCACAGCTTGAACTGAAGGAATTCTGTGCGAAGCATGACATTTTCCTTGAAGCATGGAGCCCGCTGATGCAGGGTGGAGCAGTACTTGAAGACGACATCATCCGCAATATCGCTGAAAAGTACGGCAAAGAACCGGCACAGGTTGTCATCCGCTGGCACCTGCAGTCAGGCAGCATTGTCATTCCGAAGTCAGTGACACCATCACGCATCGAATCAAACTTTGATGTATTCGATTTTGCATTGACTGCTGACGAACTGAAAAGCATCAACGACCTCGACCGCGGCGAGCGCAAAGGTCCGCATCCAAATGAAATGAATAAAGAATAA
- a CDS encoding general stress protein → MSKTFVETFHSEQDVLKKIEDLKLQGYKENDMYVVARDKDELSLVRGRTDADIEAVEGNWWDKFKAFVAGDSSVREAFDRMGMEKQDAERYYDEVRNGAFLLYADSAYADENDDYVSPAAGGLDPDSRADHQVSGTNFTNEQTNTHTSAAEGAGRPLAERTDQNTAGVDHDRALGDRDRYVDPNIDNPEPTQPVNDSREDQIRSEEQPTPNHTANKDAAAADRHDEDPEEYRAPDDRGKILEPSEHDKQQYGGGQGEEEFSPDAVDAGTPRGQVRPDQPNYQGDPSGKHRHGEVEPPEAHGGADNKRHVVDGQESVWVDRSQSNSDQHVEAETDSKGRLRGQEDISEQNPNDHAHQEHPGEESTLRDRDRAKPSHDPALDKEEKERRLLMEENHFRNKDRL, encoded by the coding sequence ATGTCAAAAACATTTGTTGAAACATTTCATTCTGAGCAGGACGTTTTAAAGAAAATCGAAGACCTTAAACTTCAAGGATATAAAGAAAACGATATGTATGTCGTAGCGCGTGATAAAGACGAATTGTCTCTTGTCAGAGGCCGTACTGATGCTGACATCGAAGCGGTGGAAGGAAACTGGTGGGACAAGTTCAAAGCATTTGTCGCAGGAGATTCTTCTGTAAGAGAAGCGTTTGACCGCATGGGAATGGAAAAACAGGATGCAGAACGCTATTACGATGAAGTCAGAAACGGTGCATTTTTATTATATGCGGATAGTGCTTATGCAGATGAAAACGATGATTACGTCAGTCCGGCAGCAGGCGGGCTCGATCCCGACTCACGTGCAGATCATCAGGTGAGCGGTACAAATTTTACAAATGAGCAGACAAATACTCATACTTCAGCTGCTGAAGGTGCCGGAAGACCACTGGCGGAACGCACTGACCAGAATACAGCCGGCGTAGATCACGATCGCGCGCTTGGTGACCGGGACCGTTACGTTGATCCGAATATAGATAATCCTGAGCCGACACAGCCTGTAAATGACAGCAGGGAGGATCAAATCCGGTCTGAAGAGCAGCCAACGCCAAACCATACAGCGAACAAGGATGCCGCTGCAGCAGATCGTCATGATGAGGATCCTGAGGAATATCGTGCGCCGGATGACCGCGGAAAAATCCTTGAGCCTTCTGAGCATGATAAACAGCAATATGGCGGCGGTCAGGGGGAAGAAGAGTTTTCACCGGACGCAGTAGATGCCGGCACACCTCGCGGCCAGGTCAGACCGGATCAGCCAAACTATCAGGGCGACCCGTCAGGTAAGCATCGTCACGGAGAAGTTGAACCACCGGAAGCGCACGGTGGAGCGGATAACAAACGGCACGTTGTAGACGGTCAGGAATCAGTCTGGGTGGATAGAAGCCAGTCGAATAGTGATCAGCACGTGGAAGCAGAGACTGACAGTAAAGGACGCCTGCGCGGGCAGGAGGATATTTCTGAGCAGAATCCAAATGATCACGCGCACCAGGAGCATCCAGGTGAGGAAAGTACATTGCGTGACCGGGACCGTGCGAAGCCATCACATGATCCTGCACTTGATAAAGAAGAAAAAGAACGTCGTCTGCTGATGGAAGAAAATCATTTTAGAAATAAGGATCGTTTATAA
- the argF gene encoding ornithine carbamoyltransferase: MNMLIPTLQHKDLLTLRDYTSNEILELIEFAAELKKPENKHLPLLQGKVLGMIFEKSSTRTRVSFEAGMLQLGGHAMYLSTRDIQMGRGETIADTARVLSGYLDGIMIRTFAQSTVQELAENSSIPVINGLTDDYHPCQTLADLLTVYETFGSFKHKKMAYIGDGNNVAHSLMIGAAKTGMHFTLACPAGYEPDAEILAYAQAEGAKTGAEILVTHDPVQAATGAHVIYTDVWASMGQEDEQAERLKAFEGFQVNEQLTSHAEADYIFMHCLPAHREEEVSTAVLEGPHSVVFQEAENRLHAQKALLVALMGK; encoded by the coding sequence ATGAATATGCTCATTCCCACGCTTCAGCATAAAGACTTGCTGACGTTAAGAGACTATACATCAAACGAAATTTTAGAGCTGATCGAATTTGCAGCTGAACTGAAAAAACCCGAGAACAAGCACCTCCCCCTTTTACAGGGAAAGGTGCTTGGCATGATCTTTGAGAAATCATCCACCCGTACGCGTGTCTCATTCGAAGCAGGCATGCTCCAGCTCGGCGGGCACGCCATGTACCTGAGCACGAGAGATATCCAGATGGGCCGCGGCGAAACGATTGCTGATACAGCGCGCGTGCTGTCAGGCTATCTGGATGGCATTATGATACGTACCTTTGCCCAAAGCACAGTCCAGGAGCTCGCTGAAAACAGTTCAATCCCTGTCATCAACGGGCTGACTGACGATTACCATCCGTGTCAGACACTTGCAGACCTGCTGACCGTCTATGAAACATTCGGTTCATTTAAGCATAAAAAAATGGCTTATATCGGAGACGGGAACAATGTTGCCCACTCCCTGATGATCGGTGCAGCAAAAACAGGTATGCACTTTACGCTCGCCTGCCCTGCCGGCTACGAGCCTGACGCTGAAATCCTTGCATACGCCCAGGCGGAAGGTGCAAAAACCGGCGCAGAGATCCTCGTTACACACGATCCGGTCCAGGCTGCAACAGGTGCGCATGTCATTTACACAGATGTCTGGGCAAGCATGGGGCAGGAAGATGAACAGGCTGAGCGACTGAAAGCATTTGAAGGCTTCCAGGTCAATGAACAGTTAACCTCACACGCAGAAGCTGATTATATCTTCATGCACTGTCTGCCGGCCCATCGCGAAGAAGAAGTGAGTACAGCCGTGCTTGAAGGTCCTCACTCAGTTGTATTCCAGGAAGCTGAAAACAGATTGCATGCACAGAAGGCATTGCTGGTTGCGTTGATGGGGAAGTAA
- a CDS encoding carbamoyl phosphate synthase large subunit codes for MPKQQEIKKVLVIGSGAIVIGQAAEFDYSGTQACTALREEGIEVILINNNPATIMTDETTADRVYFEPLTVESVKEILEKEKPDGLLATVGGQTGLNLAMALTDQGILEKYGVKLLGTDIHSIKKAEDRDAFRSLMKELNEPVPDSEIIYSQKEALAFADYCGYPIIVRPAYTLGGFGGGIAKDEKTYLSLVKQGLSASPIHQCLVEKSIAGFKEIEYEVMRDASGTCITICNMENLDPVGVHTGDSIVTAPSQTLHDKEYHMLRTSSIKIIEALGIVGGCNIQFALHPSSGEYFLIEVNPRVSRSSALASKATGYPIARLAAKLAVGYHLHELKNPVTGTTFASFEPALDYVTVKIPRWPFDQFSDANRQLGTQMKATGEVMAIERSIEAAFQKAIRSLDQKIDGLFLPALSELDTQALETLVKEPDDRRLFAIFELLKRGVSTTTLHSWTKISLYYLSVLSRLVKAQLAYEDLAWLEVTKEKMLEAKKLGFTDKQLASFWNVPDSFVKEQRLKWNITPSYRMVDTCAAEFEAKTNYFYSTWSGTSDDRKSKKPKVAVIGSGPIRIGQGIEFDYCCVHSVLALQKMGYEAVLINNNPETVSTDYEVADALYFEPLCAEDIMNVLEFEGINAVIVQFGGQTSINVAKELEDAGYHLLGSSSDILDEMEDRDRFYTFLKKAGLPVIPGFTANQPAEVWQAADDLSYPILLRPSYVIGGSGMMKLNSDEELEAYLASAQIEYPVLVDKFIQGKEAEVDVLSDGKNAWVAAVYEHIEGTGVHSGDSIAVTPPLSLSASMLDQVCDTAVHIAKKLDFKGLFNIQFVCQDSGLYVIEINPRASRTVPISSKSTNVPLVQHATSLMLGQSLNDLGISQSFNGQRGFTVKAPVFSHIKLPGLSPELTPVMTSTGEVMASDRDPEIAMKKALSGASQQLADLWNGGSIFITNHFETSLVKSWQEKGFLVFTPETLAFDQWMDRDDKKAVISLEADPSVITTASIHRLHVWTRKETAEAFFNTLPKKGVFV; via the coding sequence ATGCCTAAACAGCAGGAGATTAAAAAAGTATTAGTAATTGGATCCGGTGCCATTGTGATCGGTCAGGCTGCTGAGTTTGACTATTCAGGTACGCAGGCCTGCACCGCCCTTCGCGAGGAAGGAATTGAAGTCATTTTAATTAATAACAACCCCGCTACAATTATGACGGATGAAACGACTGCTGACCGCGTCTATTTTGAACCGCTGACAGTAGAAAGCGTGAAAGAGATTCTTGAAAAAGAAAAGCCGGATGGTCTACTTGCAACGGTTGGTGGTCAGACGGGGCTGAACCTCGCGATGGCGCTGACTGATCAGGGGATCCTTGAAAAATATGGCGTGAAGCTGCTCGGGACTGATATTCATTCGATTAAAAAAGCGGAGGACCGTGATGCTTTCCGCTCGCTGATGAAGGAACTCAATGAACCGGTACCTGACAGTGAAATCATTTACAGCCAAAAAGAAGCACTGGCTTTCGCCGATTACTGCGGCTATCCAATCATTGTCCGTCCTGCCTATACCCTTGGCGGATTTGGCGGCGGGATCGCGAAGGATGAAAAAACATACTTATCACTTGTGAAGCAGGGTCTCTCAGCAAGTCCGATTCACCAGTGCCTTGTTGAAAAAAGTATTGCAGGCTTTAAGGAAATTGAATATGAAGTCATGCGTGACGCTTCCGGCACATGCATTACGATCTGTAACATGGAAAACCTTGATCCGGTTGGCGTGCATACAGGGGATTCGATCGTGACAGCACCGAGTCAGACGCTGCACGATAAGGAATACCATATGCTCAGAACGTCTTCTATTAAAATCATTGAAGCGCTTGGCATTGTGGGTGGATGTAACATTCAGTTCGCTCTGCACCCTTCAAGCGGCGAATACTTTTTAATCGAAGTAAACCCGCGTGTAAGTCGTTCGTCAGCGCTTGCTTCAAAGGCAACAGGCTATCCGATTGCGCGTCTCGCTGCAAAGCTTGCAGTTGGCTATCATCTGCATGAGCTGAAAAATCCAGTTACCGGTACAACTTTTGCGAGCTTTGAGCCTGCACTTGATTATGTGACCGTTAAAATTCCGCGCTGGCCATTTGATCAGTTCAGCGATGCGAACCGCCAGCTTGGTACACAGATGAAAGCAACAGGTGAAGTCATGGCCATTGAACGATCAATCGAAGCGGCTTTCCAAAAGGCAATACGTTCACTAGATCAGAAAATTGACGGTCTCTTCCTCCCTGCTTTATCAGAGCTTGATACGCAGGCACTTGAAACACTAGTCAAAGAACCGGATGACCGCCGATTGTTTGCGATTTTTGAGCTGTTAAAGAGAGGCGTTTCCACAACAACCCTTCATAGCTGGACGAAAATTTCGCTTTATTACCTGTCTGTATTATCTCGACTTGTGAAAGCACAGCTGGCATATGAGGATCTTGCATGGCTTGAAGTCACCAAAGAAAAGATGCTTGAAGCGAAGAAGCTTGGCTTTACCGATAAGCAGCTTGCATCCTTCTGGAATGTGCCTGATTCTTTTGTCAAAGAACAGCGCCTGAAGTGGAACATCACACCGTCTTACAGAATGGTTGATACGTGTGCAGCAGAATTTGAAGCGAAGACGAACTATTTTTACTCAACGTGGAGCGGTACGTCTGATGACCGCAAGAGTAAAAAGCCGAAAGTTGCCGTGATTGGTTCAGGTCCGATCCGTATCGGGCAGGGCATTGAGTTTGACTATTGCTGCGTTCACAGCGTGCTTGCCCTGCAGAAAATGGGTTATGAGGCTGTGCTGATTAATAATAACCCTGAAACCGTGAGTACGGATTATGAAGTGGCAGATGCACTGTATTTTGAACCGCTTTGCGCTGAAGATATTATGAATGTCCTTGAGTTTGAAGGCATCAACGCTGTCATTGTCCAGTTTGGCGGACAGACTTCAATCAATGTCGCAAAAGAGCTTGAGGATGCAGGCTACCACCTGCTCGGCTCATCTTCAGACATTCTTGATGAGATGGAAGACCGCGACCGTTTTTATACTTTTTTAAAAAAAGCAGGACTGCCTGTGATCCCTGGCTTCACTGCCAATCAGCCGGCTGAAGTATGGCAGGCTGCAGATGATCTGAGTTACCCGATCCTGCTCCGCCCGTCTTATGTGATCGGCGGCAGCGGGATGATGAAACTGAACAGCGATGAGGAGCTTGAAGCCTATTTAGCTTCAGCACAGATCGAATATCCTGTGCTTGTTGATAAATTTATTCAGGGGAAAGAAGCCGAAGTGGATGTTCTCTCTGACGGTAAAAACGCCTGGGTTGCAGCTGTCTATGAGCATATTGAAGGTACGGGCGTGCATTCCGGCGACAGCATTGCCGTTACACCACCGCTTTCACTGTCAGCTTCGATGCTTGATCAGGTATGTGATACGGCTGTTCATATTGCTAAAAAGCTTGATTTTAAAGGCTTGTTCAATATCCAGTTTGTGTGTCAGGACAGCGGATTGTATGTTATTGAGATTAATCCGCGTGCTTCAAGAACAGTGCCGATCAGCAGTAAGTCAACCAATGTCCCGCTCGTGCAGCATGCAACTTCTTTGATGCTTGGACAGAGCCTGAATGATCTGGGTATCTCCCAGTCATTTAACGGACAGCGCGGTTTCACTGTAAAAGCACCGGTATTCTCACACATCAAGCTGCCTGGTCTTTCACCGGAGCTCACACCTGTCATGACATCAACCGGTGAAGTGATGGCGTCAGACAGAGATCCTGAAATTGCAATGAAAAAAGCATTGTCAGGTGCAAGTCAGCAGCTTGCTGACCTGTGGAACGGCGGCAGTATTTTTATCACCAACCATTTCGAAACGTCACTGGTCAAATCATGGCAGGAAAAAGGGTTTCTTGTATTTACACCTGAGACGCTTGCCTTTGATCAATGGATGGACCGTGACGATAAAAAAGCCGTTATCTCACTTGAAGCAGATCCTTCAGTGATCACAACGGCATCGATTCACAGACTTCACGTCTGGACAAGAAAAGAAACTGCGGAAGCATTTTTCAACACACTTCCCAAAAAAGGAGTTTTCGTATGA
- a CDS encoding carbamoyl phosphate synthase small subunit has product MKGTLSLSNGQSFEGAWKGAVKDVQGEIVFFTGMTGYEEVLTDPSYHGQIIVFSYPLMGQYGIQEANLESKEIQPAGIVVTELYEGTLERGISLLEFAVMHNVPIMSGVDTRSVIQTIREDGTMQAVMQLEGKPLPAWEPIRTFVVPHVTAKAAVTYGEGTPHIGLIDFGYKKSILQALLDRGCKVTVFPYTVSTDELVSYPLDGLLFSNGPGDPASLMHKIDDYRAWANAYPTLGICLGHQLLAIAFGASTEKLAFGHRGANHPVMNLKTKRVSMSSQNHSYVVKMDSIPPTVEVLYTNVNDSSVEGLLHKDLPLLTVQFHPEASPGPAEHHEVFDEFFKLIQQEKKVSQHA; this is encoded by the coding sequence ATGAAAGGAACGCTGTCACTGTCGAACGGACAGTCATTTGAAGGAGCATGGAAAGGCGCAGTTAAAGACGTACAGGGAGAAATCGTCTTCTTCACGGGCATGACCGGCTATGAAGAGGTGCTGACTGACCCCTCTTATCACGGTCAGATTATTGTTTTCTCGTACCCGCTGATGGGTCAATACGGTATTCAGGAGGCCAACCTTGAGTCAAAAGAAATCCAGCCTGCAGGTATTGTGGTGACTGAATTATATGAAGGCACCCTTGAACGAGGTATTTCTTTATTGGAGTTTGCAGTGATGCATAATGTCCCCATTATGTCGGGCGTGGACACGCGCTCTGTGATTCAGACCATCCGCGAAGATGGAACGATGCAGGCGGTGATGCAGCTTGAAGGCAAACCGCTTCCTGCATGGGAGCCGATCCGTACATTTGTTGTGCCGCATGTGACTGCAAAAGCAGCCGTGACATATGGAGAAGGTACACCGCATATAGGACTTATTGATTTCGGCTATAAGAAATCGATTTTACAGGCACTGCTGGACCGCGGCTGTAAGGTGACGGTGTTTCCTTATACCGTCTCAACAGACGAACTGGTCAGCTATCCGTTAGATGGTTTACTGTTCTCTAATGGACCGGGGGATCCTGCATCCCTTATGCATAAAATTGATGACTATCGTGCATGGGCGAATGCTTACCCAACGCTTGGCATCTGTCTGGGTCATCAGCTGCTGGCGATTGCTTTTGGTGCATCAACAGAAAAGCTCGCTTTCGGTCACCGTGGTGCAAATCATCCGGTGATGAATCTGAAGACAAAGCGCGTAAGCATGAGCTCGCAAAATCACAGCTACGTTGTAAAAATGGATTCCATCCCTCCAACTGTGGAGGTTCTTTATACAAATGTAAATGACAGCAGTGTGGAAGGTCTTTTACATAAAGATCTTCCACTGTTAACCGTTCAGTTTCATCCGGAAGCTTCACCGGGTCCGGCTGAACACCATGAAGTATTTGATGAGTTTTTCAAATTGATTCAACAGGAAAAGAAGGTGTCACAACATGCCTAA
- a CDS encoding acetylornithine transaminase gives MSALFQNYARRSLHIVKGEGTTVWDDQGKTYLDFTSGIAVVSLGHSHPKMVSALQTQAENLWHISNLFESPAQEKLAADLVKDTPLSRALFCNSGAEANEAAIKLARKATGKHVIITFEQSFHGRTTGAMAATGQDKVKEGFGPLMPEFRTIPFNNVEALKAAIDEDTAAVMLEVIQGEGGVNPIDEDFATELQKLSESAGFLLIIDEVQTGIGRTGTRYAFEQTPLKPDIVTLAKGLGGGFPVGAILGTEALADYFGPGSHGSTYGGNPLAVTAAQTVVDHIFNEAFLEEVRKKAAYLREQLASLFGLSQVTCIQGKGLMLGIVLSTEAGPIVKKAEENGLLLVPAGPNVIRLLPPLTVSYEECKQAASLLEKTMMQVEYTVS, from the coding sequence ATGAGTGCACTTTTTCAAAACTATGCGAGGCGTTCACTTCATATAGTGAAAGGTGAAGGAACGACCGTCTGGGACGATCAGGGTAAAACCTACCTTGATTTCACAAGCGGGATCGCAGTTGTAAGCCTCGGACACAGTCACCCTAAAATGGTCAGCGCTTTGCAGACACAGGCTGAAAACCTCTGGCATATTTCAAATCTGTTTGAAAGTCCTGCCCAGGAAAAGCTCGCAGCTGATCTTGTCAAAGACACGCCGCTTTCACGCGCGCTGTTTTGCAATAGCGGAGCTGAAGCGAATGAAGCGGCAATCAAACTGGCCCGTAAAGCGACTGGGAAACACGTGATCATTACATTTGAACAGTCCTTTCACGGTCGAACAACCGGCGCCATGGCCGCAACCGGTCAGGATAAAGTAAAAGAAGGCTTCGGTCCGCTCATGCCTGAGTTCCGGACGATCCCTTTTAACAATGTAGAAGCTTTAAAGGCTGCGATTGATGAAGATACGGCAGCCGTCATGCTTGAAGTCATTCAAGGTGAAGGCGGTGTGAATCCGATTGATGAAGATTTCGCTACTGAGTTGCAGAAGCTCAGCGAATCAGCCGGGTTTTTACTGATCATTGATGAGGTGCAAACCGGAATCGGCCGCACAGGCACCCGTTATGCGTTTGAACAGACGCCGCTTAAACCCGATATTGTTACACTCGCAAAAGGACTAGGCGGCGGATTTCCGGTCGGGGCAATTCTCGGCACTGAAGCGCTGGCTGACTATTTCGGTCCAGGCTCACATGGATCCACATACGGCGGCAATCCGCTTGCTGTTACAGCAGCACAGACAGTCGTTGATCACATTTTTAACGAAGCTTTTCTTGAAGAAGTCCGGAAAAAAGCCGCTTATCTTCGCGAGCAGCTCGCTTCCCTTTTCGGCCTCTCACAGGTGACGTGCATTCAGGGTAAAGGCTTAATGCTTGGGATCGTCCTAAGCACCGAAGCTGGTCCCATTGTAAAAAAAGCAGAGGAAAACGGGCTGCTGCTCGTACCTGCAGGACCAAACGTCATCAGACTGCTGCCTCCGCTTACTGTCAGCTATGAGGAATGTAAGCAGGCGGCATCACTGCTTGAGAAGACAATGATGCAGGTTGAGTATACGGTGAGTTGA
- the argB gene encoding acetylglutamate kinase encodes MTMYRSTQATEHKTVIKLGGSLLERLTPDFFKGIHQMIESGKKVIIVHGGGPAINRKLKEAQIETTVVNGLRVTPAEAIEIVQTTLIGSVNPWIVHQLEQAAIQAVGLNGFDGGLMKASFLDQATYGYVGKIDDVNPALLALLEGTVPVISCIGRTNDGQALNINADTAAEKIAAAIGADELLFVTDTPGIKVNGETVTTTHPHEINGWISDGTIYGGMIPKVQAAAGCLEADIPTVRIVNEMLEGTTILKEVVVK; translated from the coding sequence ATGACTATGTACAGATCAACGCAAGCTACAGAACATAAAACAGTCATTAAGCTTGGCGGCAGTCTGCTCGAGCGGCTGACCCCCGACTTTTTCAAAGGTATTCACCAGATGATTGAAAGCGGTAAAAAGGTCATCATTGTTCACGGTGGCGGCCCTGCCATTAACCGTAAGCTGAAAGAAGCACAGATTGAAACCACCGTTGTCAACGGACTGCGTGTTACGCCTGCTGAAGCCATAGAAATCGTTCAGACGACGCTGATCGGATCAGTGAACCCATGGATCGTCCACCAGCTCGAACAGGCGGCTATCCAGGCCGTCGGGTTAAACGGCTTTGACGGCGGATTAATGAAAGCATCCTTTTTAGATCAGGCGACATACGGCTATGTCGGGAAAATTGATGATGTGAACCCTGCCCTGCTCGCGCTCCTTGAAGGTACTGTACCGGTCATTTCCTGTATCGGCAGAACCAATGACGGACAGGCGCTGAACATAAATGCAGACACTGCAGCTGAAAAAATCGCTGCTGCAATTGGTGCTGATGAACTTCTTTTTGTAACTGACACACCAGGGATTAAAGTAAACGGCGAGACCGTCACAACCACTCATCCGCATGAAATCAACGGATGGATTTCAGACGGCACAATCTACGGCGGTATGATCCCAAAAGTCCAGGCAGCTGCCGGCTGTCTGGAAGCGGATATTCCAACCGTCCGAATTGTGAACGAAATGCTTGAAGGTACGACGATTTTAAAGGAGGTGGTTGTCAAATGA